In Lacerta agilis isolate rLacAgi1 chromosome 8, rLacAgi1.pri, whole genome shotgun sequence, one genomic interval encodes:
- the MTHFD2 gene encoding bifunctional methylenetetrahydrofolate dehydrogenase/cyclohydrolase, mitochondrial, whose product MATVSALPLFRILARATSAGPANCCCQRLPAPRGTRRLHLTAPRNEAVVISGRKLARQIRQEARHEVEQWVADGNKRPHLSVVLVGENPASHSYVLNKTKAAADVGISSETILKPASITEEELLDLISKLNNDRNVDGLLVQLPLPEHIDERKICNAVNPEKDVDGFHVVNVGRMCLDQYSMLPATPWGVWEIIKRTGIPTLGKNVVVAGRSKNVGMPIAMLLHTDGRHERPGGDATVTISHRYTPKEQLKQHTILADIVVAAAGIPNLITADMIKEGAAVIDVGINRVRDPVTAKPKLVGDVDFEGVKQKASYITPVPGGVGPMTVAMLMKNTIIAAKKLWRPQELEALSA is encoded by the exons ATGGCAACCGTCTCCGCGCTCCCGCTCTTCCGGATCCTGGCCCGAGCCACTTCGGCCGGCCCCGCCAATTGCTGCTGCCAGCGCCTTCCTGCCCCGCGGGGAACTCGCCGGCTGCACCTCACGGCGCCCAG GAATGAAGCAGTTGTCATTTCTGGGAGGAAGCTGGCACGGCAGATCAGGCAAGAAGCCCGTCATGAAGTGGAGCAGTGGGTTGCAGATGGAAACAAAAGGCCCCATCTCAGTGTGGTTCTAGTTGGTGAAAATCCTGCCAGCCACTCCTATGTCCTGAACAAAACCAAGGCTGCGGCTGATGTAG GAATCAGCAGTGAAACGATCCTGAAGCCAGCCTCCATCACTGAAGAGGAGTTGCTTGATTTAATCAGCAAGCTAAACAATGACAGAAATGTAGATGGCCTCCTGGTTCAGCTCCCTTTGCCTG AGCATATTGATGAGAGGAAGATCTGCAATGCTGTGAACCCAGAGAAAGATGTGGATGGCTTCCATGTGGTGAATGTGGGCCGGATGTGCCTTGACCAATACTCCATGCTGCCAGCGACACCTTGGGGCGTGTGGGAAATCATCAAGAGAACGG GGATCCCGACCCTCGGCAAGAATGTGGTCGTGGCTGGCCGGTCAAAGAATGTGGGGATGCCCATTGCGATGCTGCTTCATACGGATGGGCGGCACGAGCGCCCCGGAG GGGATGCGACAGTAACCATCTCTCACCGCTACACTCCAAAGGAACAGCTCAAGCAGCACACGATTCTTGCTGACATTGTGGTTGCAGCTGCAG GCATCCCTAATCTGATTACAGCCGATATGATCAAAGAGGGAGCTGCGGTTATTGATGTTGGCATAAACCGTGTCCGGGACCCTGTTACTGCAAAACCAAAACTTGTTGGAGATGTGGATTTCGAAG GTGTGAAGCAGAAAGCCAGCTACATCACTCCAGTCCCTGGTGGGGTCGGGCCCATGACAGTTGCCATGCTCATGAAGAACACCATCATTGCCGCAAAAAAATTGTGGCGGCCTCAGGAGCTTGAAGCCCTAAGTGCCTAA